The following coding sequences lie in one Nakaseomyces glabratus chromosome K, complete sequence genomic window:
- the APM1 gene encoding Apm1p (CAGL0K00539g~Has domain(s) with predicted role in intracellular protein transport, vesicle-mediated transport and clathrin adaptor complex localization), producing MASAIYFCDNKGRPLLSRKYRDDIPFSAIDRFPILLSNFEEETNLIPPCIEHNGIQFLFIQHNDLYLVAIATSISCNAALIFSFLHKVIEVLSEYLKAVEEESIRDNFVIIYELLDEMMDYGIPQITEPKMLKQYITQKSFKLKKAAKKKRNAARPPTSLTNSVSWRPEGIKHKKNEAFLDIIESINMLMTQKGQVLRSEIIGEVKVKSKLSGMPDLKLGINDKGLFSKYLEGDENGVPIAPDDSSVDESKPKKKRSNNMELEDLKFHQCVRLSKFENEKQITFIPPDGDFELMSYRLSTAIKPLIWCDVNIKTHSKSRIEIFCRAKAQIKKKSTATNVEILIPVPEDADTPVFKYSHGSIKYVPEKNAILWKIRTFPGDKEYSMAAEMGLPSTNAGEESEKLKRPVQVKFQIPYFTTSGIQVRYLKIEEKNLQYKSYPWVRYITKSGDDYTIRLS from the coding sequence ATGGCATCTGCgatatatttttgtgaCAACAAGGGTAGACCTCTTTTATCGAGAAAGTATAGAGACGACATACCGTTCTCGGCCATAGATAGGTTTCCTATCCTCCTCTCAAATTTCGAAGAAGAGACAAATCTGATACCTCCTTGTATCGAGCACAATGGTATACAATTCCTATTCATCCAACACAATGATTTATACCTTGTAGCAATTGCTACCTCAATTTCATGCAATGCTGCCCTAATTTTTAGCTTTTTACACAAAGTTATCGAAGTACTTTCTGAGTATCTAAAAGcggttgaagaagaatccATTAGGGATAATTTTGTTATCATATATGAATTACTAGATGAGATGATGGATTATGGGATTCCGCAAATCACAGAGCCAAAGATGTTGAAACAATACATTACCCAAAAGTCTTTCAAACTGAAGAAAGCAGccaaaaagaagagaaatgCTGCTAGACCTCCAACATCACTAACAAATTCTGTAAGTTGGCGTCCTGAAGGTATAAAACACAAGAAAAACGAGGCATTTCTGGATATTATCGAGTCGATCAATATGCTAATGACTCAGAAGGGACAAGTCTTGAGATCAGAGATAATTGGTGAGGTTAAAGTAAAGTCAAAGCTTTCAGGTATGCCCGACTTGAAGCTTGGCATAAACGACAAAGGgttattttcaaagtatTTGGAAGGTGATGAGAACGGTGTTCCTATAGCACCAGATGACAGTAGTGTTGATGAGTCCAAACCtaaaaagaagagatcAAACAATATGGAACTTGAGGACttgaaatttcatcaatgtgTTCGTTTAAGCAAGTTTGAAAACGAAAAGCAAATTACCTTTATACCACCCGATGGAGACTTTGAGTTAATGAGCTACAGATTATCTACGGCAATCAAACCACTAATTTGGTGTGACGTCAATATTAAAACTCATTCCAAATCAAGAATAGAAATATTTTGCAGAGCCAAAGCTcagataaagaagaaatcaacaGCCACTAACGTGGAGATATTAATTCCAGTTCCTGAAGACGCAGATACTCCAGTATTCAAATACTCACACGGGTCTATTAAATACGTGCCTGAAAAGAATGCAATCTTATGGAAAATTAGAACATTCCCAGGAGACAAGGAATATTCTATGGCGGCTGAAATGGGCCTTCCATCTACCAATGCTGGAGAAGAATCAGAAAAGTTAAAAAGACCAGTGCAAGTCAAGTTTCAAATACCTTATTTCACCACATCCGGCATTCAGGTACGCTATCtgaaaattgaagaaaaaaatcttCAATACAAGAGCTATCCTTGGGTTAGATATATTACTAAGAGCGGTGATGACTATACAATTAGACTCTCTTGA
- the ELO1 gene encoding fatty acid elongase ELO1 (CAGL0K00583g~Ortholog(s) have fatty acid elongase activity, role in fatty acid elongation, unsaturated fatty acid and endoplasmic reticulum localization) produces MLQDYTPTVDRPFFNIYLWSHFNDAASYLTNGRFVPDEFQFFPGGPPLSKFSHVLVGIATYYLLVFGGRYMLRNTRPFKLNTLFQCHNLFLTSFSFLLLTLMVEQLVPLLIRHGLYDTLCSKYAWTQPLMTLYYLNYLTKFVEFIDTLFLVVKHKNLTFLHTYHHGATALLCYIQLVGHTTIAWVPITLNLGVHVVMYWYYFLAARGIRVWWKEWVTRFQIIQFILDVGFIYFAAYQKTAYRFYPSWPHCGDCVGTLTSNYSGCAIISSYLFLFIAFYIEVYKRSGTKKPVTTNKKKN; encoded by the coding sequence ATGTTGCAAGACTACACGCCGACAGTGGACAGACCGTTCTTCAACATATACCTGTGGTCCCACTTCAATGATGCGGCCAGCTATCTGACCAACGGGAGGTTTGTGCCAGATGAGTTCCAGTTCTTCCCTGGAGGACCCCCACTAAGTAAATTCTCGCATGTCCTCGTCGGCATCGCCACTTACTACTTGCTGGTCTTCGGTGGTAGATATATGCTGCGCAACACGAGACCTTTCAAGCTGAACACTTTGTTCCAATGCCACAACTTGTTTCTgacttctttctctttcttgcTGCTGACTTTGATGGTGGAACAGCTGGTGCCTCTGCTCATCAGGCATGGTCTTTACGATACCTTGTGCAGTAAGTACGCCTGGACACAGCCACTGATGACTTTGTACTACTTGAATTACCTGACAAAATTCGTCGAATTCATAGACACTTTGTTCCTGGTGGTCAAACACAAGAACTTGACCTTCTTACATACTTACCACCACGGCGCCACAGCATTGCTCTGCTACATCCAACTGGTAGGCCACACCACCATCGCTTGGGTGCCAATCACTTTGAACTTGGGCGTACACGTCGTCATGTACTGGTACTACTTCCTGGCTGCTAGAGGTATCAGAGTCTGGTGGAAGGAATGGGTCACCAGGTTCCAAATCATTCAATTCATCCTCGACGTGGGCTTCATCTACTTCGCCGCTTACCAAAAGACCGCTTACAGATTCTACCCTTCATGGCCCCACTGCGGTGATTGCGTAGGTACTTTGACTTCTAATTATTCGGGCTGCGCAATCATCTCTTCGTACTTGTTCTTATTCATTGCATTCTACATCGAGGTCTACAAGCGCAGTGGCACTAAGAAACCTGTCACGacaaacaagaagaaaaattga
- the CDC6 gene encoding AAA family ATPase CDC6 (CAGL0K00605g~Ortholog(s) have ATP binding, ATPase activity, DNA replication origin binding, GTP binding, GTPase activity, chromatin binding, protein serine/threonine kinase activity): MSYQRALRPRNTPLPVTPTKDVPVNVVPLKRTKLVFETPIQTKRHREAESLPSPAASPKKQCVGVSHGLLSLTARVKACLQRSASTQYDDVSGCLVSRRTQFDQVIQFLNSAISEGRSDSLYITGPPGTGKTAQLNSILKHRFTPVASPVSPLSDITNLHDFVLPNGNVEKVAIISINCITVNDPSSIFNKIYLSFLNSDGGNRAVPQRYSVKTMLDLKNFMTRYASEMTFIVILDEMDKLVHTNSASVNATKVIFELFLLAKLPEIKLLLIGIANSLDLKDRFLSRLNLKQELLPETVVFQPYTADQMYEIINHRINSVLLATEESLFNPMAIRFAAKKCSGNTGDLRKLLDILRNSVEVMELERITASRRCVTDENDRPLPAENKPMKVGLQHIAKVFTQINNTQSTKSMITKLNMQQRIVLCTLIHRQKIDIFQGHCTIDDAYDYYLKLLRGSENFVALKRNEFLEICNALEMMGVATITTGRISGKRRGMVKLIKGTVDNNEFNQEMSKFDILKELLII, from the coding sequence ATGTCGTATCAGAGAGCGCTGAGACCTAGGAATACACCTCTGCCGGTGACGCCTACCAAGGATGTTCCTGTGAATGTGGTGCCATTGAAGAGGACGAAGCTGGTGTTTGAGACGCCGATCCAGACCAAGAGACACAGGGAAGCGGAATCCCTGCCCTCGCCAGCGGCTTCCCCCAAGAAACAATGCGTGGGTGTGTCGCATGGTCTACTCTCATTGACTGCCCGTGTGAAGGCGTGCTTACAGAGATCAGCGTCTACGCAATACGATGACGTCTCTGGCTGTCTCGTCTCAAGGAGAACGCAATTCGACCAAGTGATCCAGTTCTTGAACAGTGCTATTTCTGAGGGTAGGAGTGACTCGCTGTACATAACAGGTCCACCGGGCACAGGAAAGACAGCCCAACTGAACTCGATCTTGAAACACAGGTTCACACCAGTGGCCAGCCCAGTCTCCCCATTGAGCGATATCACGAATTTACACGATTTTGTTCTACCAAACGGTAACGTTGAGAAAGTCGCCATTATTTCCATCAATTGTATCACTGTCAATGATCCATCCTCAATTTTCAACAAGATTTATTTGTCCTTCCTAAACTCCGACGGCGGTAACCGTGCTGTCCCCCAAAGATACTCCGTCAAGACAATGCTAGACTTAAAGAACTTTATGACCAGATACGCGAGCGAAATGACCTTCATTGTCATCCTGGATGAAATGGATAAATTGGTTCACACAAACTCTGCATCAGTAAACGCCACAAAGGTTATCTTCGAATTGTTTCTACTAGCAAAACTACCAGAGATCAAACTGTTGCTGATCGGTATCGCAAACAGTCTTGACTTAAAGGATAGATTTCTGTCCAGATTAAACTTAAAACAGGAACTGCTACCAGAAACGGTGGTCTTTCAACCATATACTGCCGACCAGATGTACGAAATTATCAACCATCGTATCAACTCGGTTTTACTGGCCACTGAGGAATCGCTTTTCAACCCCATGGCCATAAGGTTTGCAGCTAAAAAATGCTCAGGTAACACTGGTGATTTGAGAAAATTACTCGATATATTAAGAAACAGTGTGGAAGTTATGGAGTTGGAGAGAATAACTGCTTCAAGAAGATGTGTCACcgatgaaaatgatagaCCTTTGCCAGCTGAGAATAAACCTATGAAGGTTGGACTTCAACACATCGCCAAAGTGTTCACACAAATAAATAACACCCAGTCCACAAAATCAATGATTACAAAACTTAACATGCAACAGAGAATCGTGCTGTGTACCCTAATTCACAGACAGAAGATAGATATCTTTCAAGGTCATTGTACAATTGATGACGCCTACGATTATTACTTGAAGCTACTTCGCGGCTCAGAAAACTTTGTAGCTTTAAAGAGGAACgaatttttggaaatcTGTAACGCCCTAGAGATGATGGGTGTTGCCACGATAACCACAGGAAGAATATCAGGTAAGAGAAGAGGTATGGTGAAGTTGATCAAAGGTACTGTGGACAATAACGAATTTAATCAAGAGATGTCAAAgtttgatattttgaaagagCTTTTGATAATCTGA
- the SOP4 gene encoding Sop4p (CAGL0K00649g~Ortholog(s) have role in ER to Golgi vesicle-mediated transport and endoplasmic reticulum, integral component of membrane localization), translated as MWKSVIYLFVLLLGVIRAEDVKDLRNNEVSIKGRLELSEIDISAYMIPRCSFRLYQIGNYSADKPFHQITRIKDKNGTFEFNHVPINHGVNESTYFVMTPSSRDFNLLPQRVLVEVTNIFNETTGKVEQQLKAFRNYFGREYFPSKDIHFPDKLEEMDALPYISIKMSKMLPFRDYLQQRNVGLLQSGPLAGILNSKWKIAAVITLLALMTFPYLVEKLDPETARAMKEEARKKQREKYVVKEE; from the coding sequence atgtgGAAAAGTGtgatatatttgtttgTGCTACTTCTAGGTGTAATCAGAGCCGAAGACGTGAAAGACTTGAGGAACAACGAGGTCTCTATAAAAGGGCGTCTGGAATTAAGTGAGATCGATATTAGTGCTTATATGATTCCTAGGTGCAGCTTTAGGCTATACCAAATAGGAAATTACTCTGCGGACAAGCCATTCCATCAGATCACTAGAATAAAGGATAAAAACGGGacttttgaatttaatCATGTACCCATAAATCATGGCGTCAATGAAAGTACCTATTTCGTTATGACTCCAAGCTCTAGAGATTTCAACCTCCTTCCACAAAGGGTTCTGGTGGAAGTgacaaatattttcaatgaGACTACTGGAAAGGTCGAACAGCAATTGAAGGCATTTAGAAACTATTTTGGTAGAGAATATTTCCCCTCCAAAGATATTCACTTCCCTGACAAGTTAGAAGAGATGGATGCTTTACCTTACATATCCATAAAGATGTCTAAGATGCTTCCATTCAGAGATTATTTGCAACAAAGAAATGTAGGATTATTGCAGAGTGGTCCATTGGCAGGAATTTTGAATTCTAAGTGGAAAATAGCCGCAGTCATTACTCTCTTGGCTCTGATGACATTCCCATATTTAGTTGAAAAGCTTGATCCAGAAACAGCAAGAGCTatgaaagaagaagcaagaaAAAAGCAAAGAGAGAAGTATGTGGTAAAGGAGGAATAA
- the RTA1 gene encoding Rta1p (CAGL0K00715g~Putative protein involved in 7-aminocholesterol resistance; gene is upregulated in azole-resistant strain), with amino-acid sequence MSTNSTINLSDDFKFDFYKYTPNLGASIAFAVLFLIAAIIITGQLWILTKSHRQFLTQWMNSPTYYANIRHYNTFKLFAAHIPLIVGCIIEVVGYIARSVSRHDVYSLPPFAVQVVLLLVGPTLYAASIYMVFGRMAHLMFVENLMIMPARFNTVIFVLGDVASLLLQAAGGGMQASASTEKAGSNIVTVGLFIQIAFFGIFMINEFLFVIRVRALRNKNKIASKSNTWIYYNWILIVNSAMILVRSIVRTVEFIQGYDGYITSHEYFLYIFDATPMFLLPLITIVFMMKYNIFEIQRESIQIQSELDKDYESEDNDSSLDIEADIEDGSENRMSKTEF; translated from the coding sequence ATGTCTACAAACAGTACCATAAATCTGTCTGATGACTTTAAGTTTGATTTCTACAAATATACACCCAACCTGGGTGCTTCCATCGCGTTCGCGGTGTTGTTTCTTATAGCCGCAATAATAATCACCGGACAGCTGTGGATTCTAACAAAATCGCATAGACAGTTCCTGACGCAATGGATGAACTCTCCAACATACTACGCCAATATTCGTCATTATAATACCTTCAAGCTATTTGCTGCCCATATACCGTTAATTGTGGGATGCATCATCGAAGTCGTTGGTTATATCGCAAGATCTGTCTCCCGTCATGATGTTTACTCGTTGCCCCCATTTGCTGTGCAAGTGGTGCTGTTACTCGTGGGGCCTACATTATACGCTGcaagtatatatatggtTTTTGGAAGAATGGCACACCTCATGTTTGTTGAGAATTTGATGATCATGCCCGCTAGGTTTAACACTGTTATCTTTGTGCTTGGTGATGTAGCAAGTTTGCTATTGCAAGCAGCAGGTGGTGGTATGCAAGCCAGCGCATCCACTGAAAAGGCGGGCTCAAATATAGTCACCGTAGGTCTTTTTATTCAAATAGCCTTCTTTGGTATCTTCATGATAAACGAGTTCCTGTTTGTCATTAGGGTTAGGGCACTGAGGAATAAGAACAAAATTGCCAGCAAGAGTAACACATGGATATACTACAACTGGATATTGATTGTCAACAGCGCTATGATCTTAGTTAGATCAATCGTTAGAACCGTTGAATTCATTCAAGGTTATGATGGTTACATCACTTCCCATGAGTACTTCCTTTACATATTCGACGCTACTCCAATGTTTTTACTGCCATTAATTACCATTGTATTTATGATGAAGTACAACATTTTCGAGATTCAGAGAGAATCAATCCAGATCCAGTCCGAGCTTGACAAGGATTATGAATCCGAGGACAATGATAGCTCGCTCGACATCGAAGCCGATATTGAAGATGGTTCAGAAAACCGTATGTCAAAAACTGAATTTTAA
- a CDS encoding uncharacterized protein (CAGL0K00627g~Ortholog of S. cerevisiae : YJL193W and Saccharomyces cerevisiae S288C : YJL193W) — MLTKLPHSVQTNIHIITLCLCWYFISSLASQVTKQILTICPLPLFLGEFQFLFTALLAAISCALAFNYRWIYDLFPEGTFPRYYVTIHEHENERDQERIYAITRPSKHIITTVLPLSFFQFVGKYFGHTATALVPVSTVASVKTLSPVFIVIFQKMLKMPTVNLNVRILTSLAALIFGVWLIVNEDNKQKLASKKKTQLIDTESGRSSNYGIVCAIISMFIFVMQNIYGKKVFTYKRNHEKTMIPKKKSIYNLGDNPSELPIYSESKTLSPKTTKYDKLTLMIYISLVGFSLSFFWFMTIEFSTVWRYLCGYTTQSDGQPLIISTIPWTLFLLNGVFHFMQAMITFHLLGEVSTLTYSIANLMKRIAIISVSWLFAGIHVTLLQIVGLSLNAIGLFLYERYSSTQKHANK, encoded by the coding sequence ATGTTGACTAAGTTGCCACATTCTGTCCAGACAAATATCCATATCATAACACTATGTCTATGTTGGTATTTCATTAGCTCACTTGCATCACAAGTTACAAAACAGATACTGACCATATGCCCTCTTCCCTTATTTTTAGGAGAATTTCAGTTTCTGTTCACAGCTTTATTAGCAGCTATTTCTTGTGCATTAGCCTTCAATTATAGATGGATCTATGATCTATTTCCTGAGGGCACATTTCCTAGGTACTATGTTACTATTCATGAACATGAAAATGAAAGGgatcaagaaagaatatatgCTATTACTAGACCTTCCAAACATATTATAACTACCGTATTACCGCTCagtttttttcaatttgttgGTAAATATTTTGGCCACACTGCAACAGCATTAGTACCGGTATCAACCGTTGCCAGTGTGAAGACATTGTCACCTGtttttattgttatatttCAGAAAATGCTGAAGATGCCAACAGTAAATCTGAATGTTAGAATCCTGACAAGTTTGGCCGCATTGATTTTTGGTGTGTGGCTAATTGTGAATGAAGATAACAAACAGAAGCTAGcttcaaagaagaaaacacAACTGATTGATACTGAAAGTGGTAGATCATCAAACTACGGTATAGTATGTGCAATCATATCTATGTTCATATTCGTCATGCAGAATATTTATGGTAAGAAGGTATTCACTTACAAAAGGAACCATGAAAAGACAATGAttccaaagaaaaagagcaTATACAACTTAGGCGATAATCCTAGCGAACTACCAATATATTCCGAAAGTAAAACCTTGTCGCCCAAAACAACGAAATACGATAAGTTAACATTAATGATTTATATATCTTTGGTTGGCTTTAGCCTGTCATTTTTCTGGTTTATGACGATAGAATTTTCAACTGTTTGGAGATATTTGTGTGGCTACACTACGCAGAGTGATGGCCAACCGTTGATAATTTCAACTATTCCATGgactttatttttacttaATGGTGTATTCCATTTCATGCAAGCAATGATCACTTTTCACCTACTAGGAGAAGTATCAACTTTAACATACTCAATTGCCAACttgatgaaaagaattGCAATCATATCTGTTAGTTGGTTATTTGCCGGAATTCATGTTACCTTGTTACAAATAGTAGGCCTTTCCCTTAATGCAATTGGTCTTTTCTTATATGAAAGATATAGCAGCACCCAAAAACATGCCAATAAATAG
- the SWE1 gene encoding tyrosine protein kinase SWE1 (CAGL0K00693g~Ortholog(s) have protein tyrosine kinase activity): MENSEFGKGLGIYYDFDQRSDGMVPDDPPQNNDDASSMDDEEMNSYNSPNGSNRLKFYPYSNNSMTRSVATLNLSISNSHNQVEETLPSKNNRIRQGLDFGIPSSNTRLQLPAITKTTVDYSKTENKNFNMETCLNDWSPFNYNGSSSSNSSKSELSPFVNNPETLKKWSWMPKQNKKHGKPLDKANIIITQTPRNTSKNHPDFEIAKPDPSAFETSGLKPKSLLNTAQKLAVPNTPVKKSPFIDTGNTFSSASRVADSSILEFSTLNYRNSTTGHTSFLFSPSLNKTPVHDKFYNSTGILDDSPLQLSKGQKSNNKDFKQNNVRPLHSESNTPDSTHKGSYKKIKKSRDSVILKNIELSNSLLQFTNDLYDEEENRNNNKENHPTIFESEADDECVPPAGKADDHRRDKNCGLSLHISSPKYNSQISTKSNVNHLITVESSYDVKSLLTPTRTKSIAGAKMTDKLANPYLNEELSSFDGLSPLSSKKKIHNQENPDMHLSKKFEDISIIGQGPFSTVYYVVDPETNKKFAIKSMQINKKNPIKRILQEINLLTEFQSTNLDEEGKEYIIDYITSWKYGDSYYIMTDFYENGSLDKFLQEQVVSKKTKLEDWRIWKIMVEICLGLRFIHDSCQVVHLDLKPANIFITFEGNLKIGDFGMATHLPLTDKSFENEGDREYIAPEIITDSVYDFKADIFSLGLIMVEIAANVILPDNGNAWHKLRSGDLSDAGRLSSTDIHSESLFSSVTKVEKGNSGLLDYNREVLSQIDSNAFEGNSNPVLDLPHSSTTKVSNKLNSNINAEKQHSRDSIPAWVPKFLIDGESLDNIVKWMIEPNYKRRPSADEILHTEECLYVEMTRKAGAIVQEDDYGPRPEFFQ, translated from the coding sequence ATGGAGAATAGTGAATTTGGGAAGGGACTCGGTATATACTATGATTTCGATCAAAGGAGTGATGGGATGGTACCTGATGACCCGCCTCAGAACAACGACGATGCGTCTTCTatggatgatgaagaaatgaaTTCATATAATAGTCCCAATGGCTCTAATAGACTGAAGTTTTATCCATATTCTAATAACTCAATGACAAGAAGTGTGGCTACATTGAACTTGTCTATCTCAAACTCGCATAATCAAGTAGAAGAAACGTTACCATCCAAGAACAACAGAATACGACAAGGTTTGGATTTTGGAATACCTTCAAGCAACACGAGACTACAACTACCTGCAATAACAAAGACCACTGTTGATTACTCAAAGACagagaataaaaatttcaacATGGAAACGTGTTTAAATGATTGGTCACCTTTTAACTACAACGGTTCAAGCTCATCTAACTCTTCCAAGAGTGAGTTGTCACCATTCGTTAATAACCCAGAGACTCTTAAAAAATGGAGTTGGATgccaaaacaaaacaaaaagcaCGGGAAACCATTGGATAAAGCGAATATAATAATCACACAAACACCTAGGAATACTAGCAAGAACCATCcagattttgaaattgcGAAACCGGATCCTTCCGCCTTCGAAACTTCTGGGTTGAAACCAAAAAGTTTACTCAACACAGCACAAAAATTAGCTGTACCTAATACACCTGTTAAGAAATCACCTTTCATAGATACTGGTAATACCTTTTCAAGCGCATCTCGAGTAGCAGATAGCAGTATTCTTGAATTTTCTACTTTGAATTACAGAAATTCAACGACAGGTCATACATCGTTTTTATTCTCTCCATCTCTAAATAAGACACCAGTTCATGATAAGTTTTATAACTCGACTGGTATCTTGGATGACTCTCCTTTACAGCTCTCAAAAGGACAAAAAAGCAACAATAAGGAttttaaacaaaataatgTTAGGCCATTGCACTCAGAATCTAATACGCCGGATTCCACTCACAAAGGTTCAtacaaaaagataaaaaaatctaGGGATTCTGTAATACTAAAAAATATCGAATTATCTAATAGTCTTCTACAATTTACAAACGATCTgtatgatgaagaagaaaatcgGAACAATAACAAAGAGAACCACCCTACTATTTTCGAGTCTGAAGCTGATGATGAATGTGTACCGCCTGCTGGTAAGGCTGATGATCACAGAAGAGATAAAAATTGCGGATTATCCCTGCATATTTCATCACCCAAATACAATAGTCAAATCTCCACTAAAAGTAACGTGAATCACTTAATTACCGTAGAGTCGTCATATGATGTGAAAAGCCTTCTGACACCAACAAGAACTAAGTCTATTGCTGGTGCGAAGATGACTGATAAATTAGCAAATCCATACCTGAATGAGGAATTGTCTTCATTCGATGGCTTATCTCCATTGAgctcaaagaaaaagatacATAATCAAGAAAACCCTGATATGCATTTATCGAAGAAATTTGAGGATATTTCCATTATTGGGCAGGGACCTTTTTCTACAGTTTATTATGTTGTTGATCCTGAAACTAATAAGAAGTTTGCAATAAAATCAATGCAAATCAACAAAAAGAATCCCATTAAAAGAATTTTACAGGAAATCAATTTATTAACAGAGTTTCAATCGACAAatcttgatgaagaaggcAAGGAATACATTATTGATTATATAACGTCCTGGAAATATGGGGACTCATATTATATTATGACTGATTTTTACGAAAATGGAAGTTTAGATAAATTTTTGCAAGAGCAAGTGGTGTCAAAGAAAACTAAACTAGAGGACTGGAGAATATGGAAAATCATGGTTGAAATTTGCCTTGGTCTACGTTTCATACATGATTCTTGTCAGGTCGTGCATCTCGACTTGAAACCGGCTAACATATTTATCACATTCGAGGGTAACTTAAAAATTGGAGATTTCGGCATGGCTACTCATTTGCCATTAACTGACAAGTCTTTTGAGAATGAAGGTGACAGGGAATACATTGCACCTGAAATAATTACCGACTCAGTATATGATTTTAAAGCTGATATATTCTCATTGGGTCTGATTATGGTTGAGATAGCGGCAAATGTTATTTTACCTGACAATGGTAATGCATGGCACAAGTTACGCTCAGGTGATTTATCCGATGCTGGACGCTTGAGTTCAACAGATATTCACTCAGAgtctttattttcttctgtcACCAAAGTTGAAAAAGGTAACTCAGGGTTGTTGGATTATAACCGTGAAGTACTTTCTCAGATTGATTCCAACGCCTTCGAAGGAAACTCAAACCCAGTCTTGGATCTCCCCCATTCTTCCACAACCAAAGTTTCCAACAAGCTAAACTCGAATATCAACGCAGAAAAGCAACACTCGAGAGATTCTATACCAGCTTGGGTTCCTAAGTTCCTTATCGATGGAGAATCACTTGATAACATCGTCAAGTGGATGATAGAGCCGAACTACAAAAGACGTCCTAGCGCCGATGAAATTTTGCATACTGAAGAATGTTTGTATGTAGAGATGACTAGAAAAGCAGGTGCCATTGTTCAAGAGGATGATTATGGACCTAGGCCAGAGTTTTTCCAGTAA
- the RPS14B gene encoding 40S ribosomal protein uS11 (CAGL0K00671g~Ortholog(s) have small ribosomal subunit rRNA binding activity and role in maturation of SSU-rRNA from tricistronic rRNA transcript (SSU-rRNA, 5.8S rRNA, LSU-rRNA), ribosomal small subunit assembly), with amino-acid sequence MAKDLVQSRDASQVFGVARIYASFNDTFVHVTDLSGRETISRVTGGMKVKADRDESSPYAAMLAAQDVAAKCLEVGITAVHVKIRATGGTRTKTPGPGGQAALRALARSGLRIGRIEDVTPVPSDSTRKKGGRRGRRL; translated from the exons ATGGCTAAAG ACCTTGTTCAATCCCGTGACGCTTCCCAAGTCTTTGGTGTTGCTAGAATCTACGCTTCCTTCAACGATACTTTCGTGCATGTTACCGACCTGTCTGGTAGAGAAACCATCTCCAGAGTCACTGGTGGTATGAAGGTTAAGGCTGACAGAGATGAGTCCTCTCCTTACGCTGCTATGTTGGCCGCCCAAGATGTTGCCGCTAAGTGTTTGGAAGTCGGTATTACTGCTGTCCATGTTAAGATCAGAGCCACTGGTGGTACTAGAACCAAGACCCCAGGCCCTGGTGGTCAAGCCGCTTTGAGAGCTTTGGCTAGATCTGGTTTGAGAATTGGTAGAATCGAAGACGTTACTCCAGTTCCATCCGATTCCACCAGAAAGAAGGGTGGTAGAAGAGGTAGAAGATTGTGA